In Brassica napus cultivar Da-Ae chromosome C2, Da-Ae, whole genome shotgun sequence, the sequence ACAAGTTGTTCAGATTATCATTACAGTAGGAGCCTATCTTGAAGAAAGCTCTAGACCAAGTCTCTGGCTTTGTCTTTATCAGAGATGCATGTGCGCCAGGATCATAGTTCTTAAGCTCGTCCATGTTGTAGTTGAACATACCAGGAGTGTAGCTCCTCGCAATGAACCAGAAGAACCTCTGTAACCTTAGATCTTTTCCACCTTTCCTCCAGTTCTCATATATATGGCGACAACACTGTCTATGCTCAGCTTCTGGAAGGAGGGTATGAACTGCCTTCACTAATCCCTAcaagatcagaaaaaaaaagaaatcagaaacaagaatcaaacattCATTGAGTATCATGAAAGCAAGGTGTTTACCTTTTGTTTGTCAGACATTATAACAAAGTCGTTCCCATCTTCCAATCCCAAATCCAAGGCCAAACGCTTCACAAACCAATCCCAGTTTGTATCATTCTCTATCTCCACTACAGCCCAAGCAATAGGGACAATCCTATTGTCTCCATCTCTTCCAACCACAGCCAAAAACTGTCCCTTGATGTCCCATTTCAAAAAGGCTCCATCAAGGCCAATAACAGGCCTACAAGTCTTCTTCCATGCTTCCTTTTGTGCTTGGAAACACATGTAGAGCCTGTAGAACATCTGCTTGCTTCCAACCGTGGCTCCTGGTATGGTCACAATGTCCATGGTTGATCCAGGATTGCTCCTCAATATCTCTGCTTGGTAATCccatattttatcaaaatgctCCTCATGGGTTTTCCTCCTTTCTTTCATCACCTTCGTCTTGGCCTTAATGCATGAGTTTTCTAAAACTTCCATCTTATACTCCCTCAAGATCTCAGCCTGCATCTCCTTTGCTGTGAGCTTAGGATTCAGCATTAACCTCTCAGCAAATAGACTTGCAATTGCTGACCTCTTAAGTATCTTGGAATACCCTGTCCTCTCACACTTATGGTCATTGACGTATGTCTTTACCATCAACTTCTGTTTCCTCCTATCATACGAACAGTAGACCATCCAGGGACATGGagcctcatcatctctcatctcAGCGGCACATTTTTCCTCCATCTTCAAGCTACTGGATCTGTAGTACTTGATGTTGTATCTGGTTTTCAGGGTAGGGATGTTAACTACAGGGTTAGGGCTCAGccctcttttgtttattataagcCCAGCCCTATTTTAACCCAACCCTATTTTGAACCTATTATAATCAAGGGTTAGGGCTGGTACCAGGGTTAAttcatttaattgaaaaaaatatttcatttatttttgttcttaaattttaaagataaaactagaaaaattaagatatcataTGATTCTTTCCTCCAATTTGTTGagcatcaaaatcaaaagttttcctcccaaaatcgcaaaatcgagtttttgctccacaactaagaataaaatttttccgtcaaaaaaaattgtgcttttttccgccaaaacctaatttgagtttttccaccaaaaccacaaaatcaagttttcccaccaaaaccgcaaaatcgagttttcccgcaaaaaccgcaaaaaccggaaaatcgagttttcctgtcaaaaccggcaaatcaagttttcccgccaaaactgtaaaatcgcgttttcccgccaaaacagcaaaatcaagttttccgccgaaaccggcaaatcgggtTTTCCCGCAGAAACCGTAAAATctagtttttccgccaaaaccgcaaaatcgagttttcccgccaaaaccgcaaaatcgagttttcccgccaaaaccacaaaaacgagtttttccgccgaaactggcaaatcgagtttttccgccgaaaccggcaaatcgagtttttccgccgaaaccggcaaatcgagttttcccgccgaaaactacaaaatcgtgttttcccgccgaaacagcaaaaacgagttttccgccgaaaccgacAAATCaggttttcccgccaaaactgcaaaatcgagtttttccgctgaaaccgcaaaatcgagtttttccgccaaaactaaaACCGCAATATCGAGTTTTCCCTacaaaaccggcaaatcgagttttcccgccaaaaccgtgaaattgagttttacgggttttccaaaaaaacttaatttaattttacgttttcacgggaaaattcgattttgaggttttggcgaaaaactcgattttgattttttggcgggaaaactcgatttcgaagttttgacgaaaaactcgattttgttgttttagttgaaaactcgattttgcggtttcgacgGAAAATTTCGTTGTTCagtttttggcgagaaaactctactttaagttttttttgatgaaaaacattattaaatattgtataatagtTGTGTGAATCAAAATAAAAGGGTTAGAATTTAAACCCTGGTCCTATTAGGGTCAACCCTATTTAAACCCTGTTTAAAAAATGAGGGTTAGGGTTACAAATGGGTTTGCAGGGTTAGGGCTAACCCTGTCACGTTGAGCCCATATTAACATCCCTATTTCAGGGTATACCTGAGACAAGCATGTTTGAAGTCCTCAGCATCTGAAAATGTCTTGCCTAGCTGAAGGAGCTCCTCTGGATCAGTGTCTTCTCTGTAAGCTTGCGCAGGTATCATCTCCTCTTCATTCTCATCATCTGATGACACAGGATCAGGTATTTTATCATCATCCCATGCATCATCATCCCCTTCGTCTTCATCAACCTCACAGTCATCATTTTTTGCTTTATCACCAAAATAAAGACTCAAATCTGTACAACCAACTTCCTCAATGCCAGCAATACCGTTCTCATCTTCCCTACCATCATCACCTATATCTCCATATTCCTCTTCTTCATTTACCACAAtctggagaaattcttctctctcatcaccatcatcacctAGACTCTTCTCCGAgtttaccttctgcttcttcgaTTGTCTAGGAGACACAGGCGACCCACCATATGAAGTTCCCCGCCTTGTCTTCTTCGCAACTGTTGATGCCAACATCTCAGTCTCTGGCCATTCTTCTCTGTCATCACCAGAAGGAGCCACAATTACCTTATGCTTCTTCGCAACTCTAGGAGACAGAGTTGAACCACGCCTCGTGGCCTTCTCCGGAGATGGCGACCCATATGAAGTTCCCCGCCTCGTGGTCTTCTCCGGAGATAACGCAGGCGACCCATATGAAGTTCCCCGCCTTGTCTTCGACGCCTTTGACGCCTCTGTAGATGCCAACATCGATATCCCTTCAACGCTTTTATGGATCCTCGATCTCTCCGGCGATGAAAAACTCACAGAAGCATCGCGTTCTCCACCCTTCTTCGACTCTTGAATCGCTTCGTCAATCCCGTAATCAAAATTCCTCATCGCTCCGAAAATCATTACCTCCCTTCCATTCCTTGTGAACTTCGTCTTTACCATCTCCTCACACCACAagaaaaatccccaaatcgatttgagAAATTAGGGCTACGTTCAAACACGGGTTTCGTTTTGTTTGATTTCAATCAAACAcatcttttgatcaataaaaataaatatgtgtGGTATTCTTCCGAAAAGTCCATTATCTTAGTGGCAAAACCCCCTAAGGACCACGAGTGCACGGGTTCGAGTCCAGCCAACAACAATTTTAATTAAGCAAAACGACGTCGTAttgaaattttatctttaaaaaaaaataattggatGAAACGAAGTAGTTTCACTAAACGGCAGTAATTAACGGTGAGTTAACACTGTTTTAACTGTCGGTTAACGGTGTGTTAATCTGGATTTTATTGGTCAGGCTCGAGTACATGTTTCTTTTAGTAATTTCCGCAAAGTTCAGTGTTTTTTTGACCGATTTTCTTTATTGgtactttataaaaaaataactttttttccaTTAAGTTTAGTTTCTTTATTGCTAGTGTAAACATTTTCAGTCAATAAAGTCAACGTTTTCTCATTAAATACACAAAGCCTCTCTGTAAATCATTACTCTCTATCTCGTAAAATCTCTGTGATCTTAGATCTTCTCTCCAGCGTAGTAATGGATCTTTACCTTCTCCTTGTGATAGTTGCTACGCTTTTGTGTAGtagaatattttcttttgtttatgccAAGTTCAGagtttaagaaaacaaaataattgcttattcttcttcttcttcatctccaccaTCTCCCAAGTTGTCTTTGCCTAGTAATCGTGTACACGATGTCTTCCCGAGCTTCCACGGAAAAGATGTCCGTAAATCCTTTCTCAGTCATCTTCTGAAGGAGTTTGGGATCAAAGGAATCAACCTGTTCATCGATAACGAGATCACAAGAGGAGAGTTTATCGGCCCTGAGCTCAAGAAGGCAATCCAAGGATCAAGAATCGCGATTGTGTTGCTCTCGAAAAGATACGCTTCTTCATCCTGGTGTCTTGACGAGTTAGTGGAGATTATGAAGTGTAAGGAAGATTTAGGTCAAACGGTGATGTCAGTTTTCTATGAAGTGGATCCAACTGATGTCAAGAAGCAGACCGGTGACTTTGGGAAAGTCTTCAAAAAAACTTGTAAAGGTAAAACAAATGAGGTTATTGAAAAATGGAGTCAAGCTCTATCAGAAGTGGCCACACTCGCTGGTTACCATTCAATGAACTGGTACGTCATCTTCGTTTATAATATTTCCTAAAACAAATCACAGTATATATGAATGCTGACTTTGAACAATTTTAATTGACTttgatatattttgaatatcttGTATAAGGGATAATGAGGCAAAAATGATCGAAGATGTTGCCATTGATGTTGCAAAGAAGTTGTTTAACTCCACGCTGTCAAGAGATTTCGACGAATTCATTGGGATGGAAGCTCATATGAAGAATATTTCGCTGTTTTTACGCGCAGATTTGGATAAAGTGAGGATGATAGGGATTTGGGGGCCGGCTGGGATTGGCAAGACCACCATTGCTAGGTGTCTGTTCAATCAACTATCCCATACTTTTCAATACAGTGTCTTTATGATGAATGTCAGAGCAATGTGTACGCCACCGGTTTGTTCAGACAACTACAATGTGAAGTTACATTTGCAGCAAAAGCTTTTGTCCCAACTAACCAACCAGAAGGAAGATCTCGAGATTTCTCACTTGGGAGTTGCAAGAGAAAGACTGAATGACAAGAAAGTTCTTGTTGTTCTTGATAACGTTGACCGGTTAGTACAACTAGAAGCCATGGCCAAAGAAACTGGGTGGTTTGGTCATGGAAGTCGGATTATCGTTACAACGCAAGATAGAAAGATTCTGAAGGCACATGGGATCACTGATATTTACAAGGTTGATTTTCCATCAAATCGTGAGGCTATTCAGATGTTTTGTATGTATGCTTTTGGTCAAAAGTCCCCTGAAGATGGTTTTGAGAACCTTGTATCGGAAGTTACAAGACTCGTCGGTAAACTCCCTTTGGGACTAAGGGTTATGGGATCTCATTTTCGTGGAATGTCCAAGCAGGAGTGGGAGAATGAACTACCAGAGCTATGGAGATGCCTTGATGGAGAAATTGAGAGCATTTTGATGTTCGGTTATAACGCATTATCTCATGTAAATAAAGATTTGTTTCTTCATATAGCCTGCATTTTCAACCTTGAAAGTATAGAGAGAATGGTTGAGTATCTTTCAAAGATATTTCCTGATGTGAGGCAACGGCTTAACGTCTTAGCTGAGAAGTCTTTCATATCTTTGAAACGGGGAAATGTGATTATGCATGATCTGCTAGTCCAGCTTGGTAGAGATATCGTCCGCAAACAGTCCAGTGAGCCTGGACAACGCCAGTTTCTGGTCGATAAAAGAGAGACTTGTGAAGTACTTTCTGATGATGCAGCGGTAAGTTTTGATCATTACAAACTGAAGTCTGTTTGATAAACAGCAATCATCTCTACCATATTTTTGGTTCTGTTTTCAGGGTAGTGGAAGTGTTATTGGCATAATGTTTGATGGACACGAAATAAATGTGAGTGAGAGAGCCTTTGAAGGAATGTCCAATCTCCAGTTCTTAAGACTCGGGCCGGAAATTGATGGTGGAGGAGATGCATTTCATCTATTTGGTGGACAAAGCTATTTATCTCGTAAACTTAGATTACTAAATTGGAGCTATTTTCCGCTGACATGTTTGCACTGTATTCCCAAGCCAGAGCTCCTCGTGGAACTAATCATGCCTGACAGCAAACTTGAGAGGTTGTGGGAAAGAACAAAAGTAAGTAACATAagaatatcatttttttaaccAAGTTGTTATCACTATTATTGATCAGATTTGTAACTTGAAAAAACTAGACTAATAGCACGTAACAaatgtgttattgttgattttttcTGTCAGCCGCTTAGCAATCTCAAGTGGGTTGATTTGGCGCATTCAAAAAACTTGAAGGATGTTTCTAGTCTCTCAACTGCCACTAGTCTACAGGAATTAAATCTCAGAGGATGTTCAAGTTTAGTGGAGCTTCCCTCTTCTATTGGAAATGCCATTCATCTCAAGAAGTTGAATCTCACTGGATGTTCAAGTTTGTTAGAGCTTCCTTCCTCTATTGGGAATGCAACTGATCTCCAGTTTCTATCTCTTAGTAATTGTTCAAGTTTAGTGGAGCTCCCCTCTTCTATTGGGAATGCCATAGGAAACCTAGAGCATTTGTATTTTAGTAATTGCTCAAGTTTAGTGGGAGTCCCTTCCTCTATTGGAAATGCAACTAATCTCAGGAATTTGGATTTTAGTAGATGCTCAAGTCTTGTGGAGCTTCCTGCCTCTATTGGAAACCTCCATAAACTACGCTCTTTGATTTTGAGAGAATGTTGCAAGCTGGAGGCTCTTCCTGTCAACATCAACTTTAAATCTCTGATGAGACTTGATCTCACTGATTGCTCCTTGATGAAAAGTTTTCCTGAGATCTCGACAAACATCAAATATATGCATCTCGCCGATTAAAGAAGTGCCTTCATCGATCAGGTTGTGGTCTCGTCTTGATGTCTTGCATATGTCATACAACGAGAACCTCAAGGAGTTCCCTCATGTTCTTGACATCATGACAGATTTAGTCATGAGCAACACAGAAATACAAGAGATTTCACCATGGATAGAGAGAATCTCTCGTCTTGATCGACTTGTACTCGACGGATGCAAGAAGCTTTTGTCACTCCCACAGCTTCCAAGTTCCTTATCAGAGCTAGACGCAGAAGATTGTGAGTCTCTGGAGAGACTAGACTGCTCCTTTCTTAATCAAAAGATTTCTCTCAACTTTGCCAACTGCTTCAAACTGAATAAAGAAGCGAGAGATGTCATCATCCAGACATCGCCTTATCCAGTTACGATCTTACCAGGTAAAGAAATGCCTAACTACTTCAATTATCAAGCTAATGGAGGTTCCCTAGTAATGAAGTTGAACGAGAGGCCTTCATCTTCATCAATGACATGGAAGGCTTGCATCTTGCTAGTTCGTAATGATGAGGTTGAAGCTGGTATAGGACAAACGGTGCGTGTACATCATGGGATCAAACAGAATAGCCTCGATGTCCCGTGCAGTCCAAGTTACCACACTCTTCGCGCTTTTACGGAGCATCTATATATCTTTGAATTCGAAGCAGACGTGACTTTAGACGAATTTTGCTTTGAGTTTGAGGTCGAACATGACGAGTTTTGGGTAGACAGTGACGAATGGATGATAAAAGAATGTGGAGTGCATTACGTTAAATACCAGTTGATGGGTTGAAATATGTAATTGCGTCAGACGATTTAGTTGTGTAATTGACGACGACTCTAGCACCGAGTTCAGCGAGGTGGATCGCTATCGCTCTACCGATACCGCGAGAAGAGCCGGTGACAATGGCGACTCTCCCGGCGAGAGGAAGTGATTGCGACTGtgcagaaaaaaattaaatcgcgccaaaacatcaaaaataccAAAGTCCAGAAGATACTTATTTTGTTATGACTCTCTGATTACCCACTCACAAGGAGAGAAAAACAGTTAAGAGTTTCTATTTTCCGAAAATGGCAATGAGGAGAGGCGAATGGATTGAAGTCTCCTCTAACGAAGAAGGTCTTAAAGGGTCAGAGCCATTCTTGAAACCTCTGTGCCTGTATATGGAAACAAAAGGCTTCATGCGTCTTTGGTAGCGGACGATGGCTCCACTACTCGGAAAATCACTTACCGGAAGTTTATCCGTCCGGTTCAAGGAAGGGTGGGTGGACCGGTGTGTTTTTCAAGAAGATAGACCATGAGAAAGCTTGGGTTTACTTCAATTCACCACCGGATCTGTTCCAGATCAAGACAGTAAAAAGgaaatttcattttcaaatcAAAGGAAATATCCAAGAACTTAGTTTATAAAACTTATAAGCACTTATATGCACTAGTTTTTACTAACTAAGGTTCCTTTTAAATGGTTTCGCGGTTGCAGGAGAGCAGCGAAGAAGTTAACAACAATCAAAAGAGGAAAAGAGAACATAACCTTAGTTCTTCTACTCCTGGTGTTGAGGGAGGCCACAACCATGGTTTTGCCTTTTGCAAAAAAGTCACATCTCTGGAAGGAACTTGAAACAATGGAAGTCTTCCAGAGAGCACCACCACAAAATCCTCATTTAAGCCTAGTGATGCTCTCACCCTCTCCAGGTTATTGGAGAACTTTAAGGATCTGGAACCTGACGTTTCCATGAGCCAACTAGATAGCCTCAAGGTTTCATATGATACAAAATGCCCAACAAAATGTT encodes:
- the LOC106442413 gene encoding uncharacterized protein LOC106442413, yielding MRNFDYGIDEAIQESKKGGERDASVSFSSPERSRIHKSVEGISMLASTEASKASKTRRGTSYGSPALSPEKTTRRGTSYGSPSPEKATRRGSTLSPRVAKKHKVIVAPSGDDREEWPETEMLASTVAKKTRRGTSYGGSPVSPRQSKKQKVNSEKSLGDDGDEREEFLQIVVNEEEEYGDIGDDGREDENGIAGIEEVGCTDLSLYFGDKAKNDDCEVDEDEGDDDAWDDDKIPDPVSSDDENEEEMIPAQAYREDTDPEELLQLGKTFSDAEDFKHACLRYNIKYYRSSSLKMEEKCAAEMRDDEAPCPWMVYCSYDRRKQKLMVKTYVNDHKCERTGYSKILKRSAIASLFAERLMLNPKLTAKEMQAEILREYKMEVLENSCIKAKTKVMKERRKTHEEHFDKIWDYQAEILRSNPGSTMDIVTIPGATVGSKQMFYRLYMCFQAQKEAWKKTCRPVIGLDGAFLKWDIKGQFLAVVGRDGDNRIVPIAWAVVEIENDTNWDWFVKRLALDLGLEDGNDFVIMSDKQKGLVKAVHTLLPEAEHRQCCRHIYENWRKGGKDLRLQRFFWFIARSYTPGMFNYNMDELKNYDPGAHASLIKTKPETWSRAFFKIGSYCNDNLNNLCESFNKTIREPRKKPLLDMLEEIRRQCMARNYNRSKMDTYRKTRFTQKTHKELDKVEKKSKECSLRWAIRPETEVEDKDQLYVVNLENKTCACRSWKMNGIPCIHAAKVILGVGRKLSEFVAPCYTTSKWRETYSFEIRPVNGMIESP